From the genome of Epinephelus moara isolate mb chromosome 10, YSFRI_EMoa_1.0, whole genome shotgun sequence, one region includes:
- the dynlt2b gene encoding dynein light chain Tctex-type protein 2B, whose product MEGSDTYLIRPNHQYKFKPAIVKECVREIVRERLSGMRYDPEEVPELSRSLADSIKDKVKNAGFDRYKLVVQVVIGEQRGQGVKMSSRCLWDADTDNYAEDVFMNDSLFCVVAVFGSYYY is encoded by the exons ATGGAGGGGTCCGATACATACCTCATACGACCTAATCATCAGTACAA GTTCAAACCAGCCATTGTGAAGGAGTGTGTCCGTGAAATTGTGAGGGAGCGACTGTCTGGGATGCGATATGACCCAGAGGAAGTCCCAGAGCTGTCCCGTTCACTTGCAGACAGCATTAAAGACAAAGTGAAGA ATGCAGGGTTTGATAGATACAAGCTTGTCGTGCAGGTGGTCATTGGAGAACAACGAGGACAAGGAGTCAA GATGTCTTCGAGGTGTTTGTGGGATGCTGACACAGACAACTATGCAGAAGATGTTTTCATGAAC GACAGCTTGTTTTGTGTGGTGGCAGTTTTCGGAAGCTATTACTACTGA
- the LOC126397183 gene encoding 5-hydroxytryptamine receptor 3A-like encodes MAPKDTTLKCLPPSVRLTMVVFLILIPAAGSARQVNCSQPNQPALLEALTPIFNLSAIRPVMNMTTRTTVMTYFTLYGILGVDEKAQLLNTYLWLHYWWMNEFVSWDPSQCGNDRITLPRKKFWVPDIVINEFMDENTAPFVPYVYLYSDGRVHDAQPVKVVSSCNLDIYTFPFDIQNCTLTFNSYIHFAMDIKIKLGKAADHITEHSKNVMTTMGEWELLEITAHKQNQGHDDGSYVDELAFHIRVRRRATLYVVNLLIPSCFLITVDLFSFLLPPHSVDRSSFKMTLILGYTVFLLIMTDLLPITGNTIPLMNVFFSICLALMVASLLETILITNLLYGADDFPPAPRWIQVFVLQILGRLVCLTWKSKGPKDSDRKPSAVVAQRKADDALPLEKGPAVEDSAVQELRILGRDLQAIRLQVEKQLVRSHSSEEWIQVGFIIDRLLFGLYILFISVSFITIIIIWVKSYNQ; translated from the exons ATGGCACCCAAGGATACTACACTGAAG TGTCTCCCTCCGTCAGTCAGGCTCACAATGGTCGTGTTTCTCATTCTTATACCAG CTGCAGGCAGTGCCAGACAGGTGAACTGCTCTCAGCCAAACCAACCAGCCCTGCTGGAAGCTCTGACTCCGATCTTTAACCTGAGCGCCATACGACCAGTCATGAACATGACAACCCGTACCACTGTCATGACATATTTCACCCTGTATGGGATACTGGGAGTG GATGAAAAGGCTCAACTCTTGAACACATACCTTTGGCTACATTAT TGGTGGATGAACGAGTTTGTCAGCTGGGACCCAAGCCAGTGTGGCAACGACAGGATTACTCTCCCAAGAAAAAAGTTTTGGGTGCCAGATATTGTGATCAATGAATT TATGGATGAAAACACAGCCCCGTTTGTCCCATATGTGTACCTGTATAGCGACGGTAGGGTGCACGATGCTCAACCGGTCAAAGTCGTCAGCTCCTGTAACCTCGATATCTACACGTTCCCCTTCGATATACAGAACTGCACTTTGACTTTCAACTCCTACATCCACTTCG caatgGACATAAAGATTAAGCTGGGGAAGGCTGCAGATCACATCACAGAGCACTCCAAGAATGTGATGACCACCATGGGGGAGTGGGAGCTGCTGGAAATTACTGCCCACAAACAAAACCaaggacatgatgatggctcttACGTCGACGAGCTTGCATTTCAT ATCAGAGTGAGGCGCCGTGCTACCCTGTATGTGGTGAACCTCCTGATCCCCAGCTGCTTCCTCATCACAGTGGACCTCTTCAGCTTCCTGCTGCCTCCCCACAGTGTGGACCGTTCCTCCTTCAAGATGACCCTCATCCTGGGCTACACCGTCTTCCTGCTCATCATGACCGACCTGCTGCCTATCACCGGAAACACCATACCTCTCATGA ATGTGTTCTTCTCCATCTGCTTGGCTCTGATGGTGGCCAGCCTACTGGAGACTATCCTCATCACCAACCTGCTGTATGGCGCGGATGACTTCCCTCCCGCCCCTCGCTGGATCCAAGTGTTTGTTCTGCAAATTCTGGGCCGTCTCGTTTGCCTGACTTGGAAGAGTAAAGGACCAAAAGATTCAG ACAGGAAACCCAGCGCTGTGGTGGCACAGCGAAAAGCTGATGACGCACTTCCGTTGGAGAAGGGGCCAGCGGTGGAGGACAGTGCGGTTCAGGAGCTGAGGATCCTGGGCAGGGACCTCCAGGCCATCCGCCTCCAGGTGGAGAAGCAGCTGGTTCGAAGCCACAGCTCAGAGGAGTGGATCCAGGTGGGTTTCATCATAGACCGCCTGCTGTTCGGCCTCTACATCCTCTTCATATCAGTCAGCTTCATAACCATCATCATTATCTGGGTGAAGTCATACAATCAGTAG
- the LOC126397191 gene encoding receptor-transporting protein 3-like: MADSEWTRIFQANANDLKEGDTWRLEFDQNLVPNSPNMGWQQYIRNTGARFKCSKCRREWPSNRVMVVFHMRLTYGQGVVKVRPFRQNCKMCSEAPMERPSITSENINILMENLVEKIRIKCYHEDLGKPHKKFLGLDVKSPHEPAHCEGCIQGICTKE, translated from the exons ATGGCAGACTCGGAGTGGACGCGTATCTTCCAGGCGAACGCAAATGATCTCAAAGAAGGAGACACCTGGCGTCTGGAGTTTGATCAAAATCTTGTGCCTAACAGCCCAAACATGGGCTGGCAGCAGTACATCAGGAACACAGGTGCAAG GTTCAAATGCAGCAAGTGCAGAAGAGAGTGGCCTTCCAACCGGGTGATGGTGGTCTTCCACATGCGCCTGACATACGGCCAGGGCGTTGTCAAGGTCCGGCCCTTCCGTCAAAACTGCAAGATGTGCAGCGAAGCTCCGATGGAGCGGCCCAGCATCACCTCCGAGAACATCAACATCCTCATGGAGAATCTGGTGGAGAAGATAAGAATAAAATGCTACCATGAGGACCTGGGCAAACCACACAAGAAGTTTCTCGGCCTGGATGTCAAAAGTCCACACGAGCCTGCTCACTGCGAGGGCTGCATTCAAGGCATCTGTACAAAGGAATGA
- the LOC126397192 gene encoding receptor-transporting protein 3-like: MAEWTRLFEITAENFKKGDNWRLEFDEGLLHNHQKPGWKKCIVSTGGRFRCSKCGRGWSSNMVRVVCHMRLAYGQGVVKVRPTRQKCKMCTDAPMEEPSIASDNIRTLMKNVLEKIRIKCYHEDLGRKNRPFRSFDTTSPHEPSHCEACMQGICPKR; encoded by the exons ATGGCCGAGTGGACACGTCTCTTCGAGATTACAGCAGAGAATTTCAAGAAAGGAGACAACTGGCGTCTGGAGTTTGATGAAGGTCTTCTGCATAACCACCAAAAACCGGGCTGGAAGAAGTGTATCGTGAGCACAGGTGGAAG GTTCAGATGCTCCAAGTGTGGAAGAGGCTGGTCTTCCAACATGGTGAGGGTGGTCTGCCACATGCGCCTGGCGTACGGGCAGGGTGTCGTCAAGGTGAGGCCCACCCGTCAGAAGTGCAAGATGTGCACCGACGCCCCAATGGAGGAGCCCAGCATCGCCTCCGACAACATCAGAACCCTCATGAAGAATGTGTTGGAGAAGATAAGAATAAAATGCTACCATGAGGACCTGGGCAGAAAGAACAGGCCTTTCAGAAGCTTCGACACCACCAGTCCCCACGAGCCCTCTCACTGTGAGGCCTGTATGCAAGGCATCTGCCCAAAGCGTTGA